One region of Candidatus Zixiibacteriota bacterium genomic DNA includes:
- a CDS encoding DUF4292 domain-containing protein produces the protein MSLFPRAARAAGGPQGRDGPERARRSHRSTVLSLVVALVVLPACAAIVAPPAPERPSRQWEAADILESLARREREFRSLKALASVRYAGPDGKKGFQEAVVVERPERLRLETLSFLGTILIVTANAQEITGYHIREGAFVRGRPTKENLLRLAEIPLELREMTALLLGLPPVALDGRWRQDGNALVFAGADGGGDVVRFESAEAVPTGWERTGSGGTVELSATFADYTPTRAGLFPTRIDIESPGRGQRLEIRYQGPELNLPLAPELFTQQKPEHATEFPIEAVGR, from the coding sequence TTGAGCCTTTTTCCCCGTGCGGCGCGCGCGGCCGGCGGGCCGCAGGGCCGGGACGGGCCGGAGAGGGCGCGGCGCTCGCATCGCTCGACGGTCCTTTCCCTCGTCGTCGCGCTGGTCGTGCTCCCGGCATGTGCGGCGATCGTCGCCCCGCCAGCTCCCGAGCGGCCTTCAAGGCAATGGGAAGCAGCTGACATTCTCGAGAGCCTGGCGCGGCGGGAGCGGGAATTCCGCTCGCTCAAGGCACTGGCCAGCGTCCGCTACGCCGGACCTGACGGGAAAAAGGGCTTCCAGGAGGCGGTGGTGGTGGAGCGACCGGAGCGGCTCCGGCTCGAAACGCTTTCGTTCTTGGGCACGATCCTGATCGTCACTGCCAACGCGCAGGAAATCACCGGCTACCATATCCGGGAAGGGGCCTTCGTACGGGGCCGCCCGACCAAGGAAAACCTGCTCCGCCTGGCGGAGATTCCGCTGGAGCTGAGAGAAATGACGGCGCTGCTGCTCGGGCTCCCGCCGGTGGCGCTCGACGGGAGGTGGCGGCAGGACGGCAACGCCCTGGTCTTCGCCGGCGCCGACGGCGGAGGCGATGTGGTGCGCTTCGAGTCGGCGGAGGCGGTTCCGACGGGCTGGGAGCGGACCGGCTCCGGCGGCACCGTCGAGCTGAGCGCGACGTTCGCCGACTACACCCCCACGCGCGCCGGCCTTTTCCCGACCCGGATCGACATCGAGTCGCCAGGGCGCGGGCAGCGGCTGGAGATCCGCTATCAGGGGCCGGAGCTGAACCTGCCGCTTGCGCCCGAGCTCTTTACGCAGCAAAAGCCCGAGCACGCGACGGAATTTCCGATCGAGGCGGTCGGCCGTTGA